A genomic window from Sphingobacterium spiritivorum includes:
- a CDS encoding DUF2306 domain-containing protein, with translation MLRRVLFILFGVLALAIGLYPLMYAFVEPKYTFLGTKTPEILHDIIWKTAFITHIIFGGISLLIGWRQFGSKFRDNHIRLHKSIGKIYVACVVLSSISGIYMGFYANGGIIASSGFISLGIIWLLTTWFALSQIRKGNIEKHQQLMTYSYACSFAAVTLRLWFPSLIALTGDSVNSYLAVAWLCWVPNVIVAYFINKQRLNTKKLSLQL, from the coding sequence ATGTTGCGTAGGGTGTTATTTATCCTTTTTGGTGTCCTGGCATTGGCCATCGGACTCTATCCGCTTATGTATGCTTTTGTCGAACCTAAGTATACTTTTCTGGGAACTAAAACTCCGGAAATACTTCATGATATCATATGGAAGACTGCTTTTATAACGCATATTATTTTTGGCGGGATTTCTCTGCTTATCGGATGGAGACAATTCGGTTCAAAATTCCGGGATAATCATATTCGTTTGCATAAAAGCATTGGAAAGATATATGTAGCCTGTGTTGTGCTCAGTTCTATATCCGGAATATATATGGGTTTTTATGCCAACGGAGGTATTATTGCATCTTCAGGATTTATCAGTTTAGGTATAATCTGGCTGCTTACCACATGGTTTGCGCTTTCTCAAATCAGAAAAGGTAATATAGAGAAACACCAGCAGTTGATGACCTATAGTTATGCCTGCAGCTTTGCTGCGGTAACGCTCCGGTTGTGGTTTCCCTCTCTCATCGCACTGACAGGAGACTCTGTAAACTCATATCTTGCTGTAGCCTGGTTGTGCTGGGTGCCAAATGTCATTGTAGCCTATTTTATAAATAAACAAAGATTAAATACGAAGAAATTATCCCTGCAACTGTAA
- a CDS encoding AAA family ATPase, translated as MNIYDLLINDKEQVSLTDIFLEDSSKQSFVQLIKEHTYIEELYTYGLPVNNKILLHGSSGCGKTMTAKAIAKELDKNILILNLSNIVCSRIGETSQNIKQVFDKAGREKAVLFLDEFDQIGKARGNDDKDVGEMRRLVNTLIQLIDYYPENALLLCATNHAEIIDTALLRRFQLRVNFEMPSKHVLDTYYDKLLAAFPQDMQYIDRKYNISFAEAKDHTFTLVKAKLIMELEAGRKSVRV; from the coding sequence ATGAATATATATGATCTTCTCATAAATGACAAAGAACAGGTTTCCTTAACAGATATCTTTTTGGAAGACAGCAGCAAACAGTCATTTGTTCAACTGATCAAGGAACATACGTATATTGAGGAACTATATACATATGGTTTGCCCGTAAATAACAAGATATTACTGCATGGAAGTTCGGGCTGTGGAAAGACAATGACGGCAAAGGCGATTGCAAAAGAGCTGGATAAGAATATACTGATCCTGAATCTAAGTAATATTGTATGTTCCAGAATAGGAGAGACATCTCAGAATATCAAGCAGGTATTTGATAAAGCAGGCAGAGAAAAGGCTGTCTTATTTTTGGACGAATTTGATCAGATAGGCAAAGCGCGAGGTAATGATGACAAGGATGTAGGTGAAATGCGCAGACTGGTCAATACCTTGATACAGCTGATAGACTATTATCCCGAAAATGCATTACTGCTGTGTGCTACGAATCATGCTGAGATCATTGATACCGCATTATTACGACGTTTTCAGTTGAGGGTGAATTTTGAAATGCCTTCCAAACATGTCTTGGATACCTATTACGATAAATTGTTAGCTGCTTTTCCTCAAGATATGCAATACATTGATCGTAAATATAATATTTCATTTGCCGAAGCTAAAGATCATACATTTACTCTTGTAAAGGCGAAGCTGATCATGGAGTTGGAGGCCGGTCGGAAAAGTGTACGGGTATGA
- a CDS encoding type 1 glutamine amidotransferase — translation MHIHFVQHEHFEAPGAYLLWAQERHYTVSFSKLYDGDLLPDKVDDIDLLIVMGGPQSPDTTIRECPHFDAEAEIFLIQQCAAHGKAVVGVCLGAQLIGEAMGGEYAHSPEKEIGVFPMMLTPEGLQDEKVAHFSTPLTVGHWHNDMPGLTTESKILASSEGCPRQIIAYGDLLYGFQCHMELTPEVVELLIAADEELLTSNHTHRFIQKPEEIRSYDFTEMNNKLYVFLDKLMMEYAQKIASKD, via the coding sequence ATGCACATTCATTTTGTACAACATGAACACTTTGAAGCACCGGGAGCTTATCTGCTATGGGCTCAGGAACGGCATTATACCGTTAGTTTTTCAAAGCTGTATGACGGAGATCTTTTGCCGGATAAGGTAGACGATATAGATCTGTTGATCGTGATGGGAGGACCTCAGAGTCCCGACACCACTATCAGGGAATGCCCGCACTTTGATGCTGAAGCTGAAATCTTTTTGATACAACAATGTGCAGCACATGGCAAGGCGGTGGTCGGTGTATGTCTGGGCGCCCAGCTTATTGGTGAGGCAATGGGTGGGGAATATGCTCACAGTCCGGAGAAGGAAATCGGAGTTTTTCCGATGATGCTTACTCCCGAAGGTCTGCAGGATGAAAAGGTTGCTCATTTTAGTACGCCATTGACCGTAGGCCACTGGCATAATGATATGCCCGGGCTTACTACAGAAAGCAAAATACTGGCCAGCAGTGAGGGCTGTCCAAGACAAATAATCGCTTATGGAGATTTGCTGTACGGATTTCAGTGCCATATGGAACTTACGCCTGAGGTGGTAGAACTGTTGATCGCTGCTGATGAAGAGCTCTTAACCAGTAATCATACACATCGGTTTATACAGAAACCGGAAGAGATAAGAAGCTATGACTTTACCGAAATGAACAACAAATTGTATGTTTTTTTGGATAAGCTGATGATGGAATACGCACAGAAAATAGCGTCTAAAGATTAA
- a CDS encoding phosphatase PAP2 family protein — MVNRFWLLSILHLICISVSAQYRQQTLSTDSTKILYKSSFSKPHFQFCQLYIPGALLISGIALNGNGPESFKNEIVEERNEHIPRFRTHIDDFLQFSPILAAYSLDGLGIASKTDLYNRTAILIKGEAAMAGITYIMKKTIHQQRPDGSNYESFPSGHTAQAFAAATFLSEEYKERFHWMPYAAYGVAASVGTFRMVNNRHYISDVLVGAAIGILSMKASYWTHHYRLTKKQKEAIAYKRYMEESY; from the coding sequence ATGGTAAATCGATTCTGGCTTCTCAGCATTCTTCATCTGATCTGTATCAGCGTTTCAGCACAATATCGTCAGCAGACTTTAAGTACCGATAGTACAAAGATCTTATACAAATCTTCTTTCTCAAAACCTCATTTTCAGTTCTGTCAACTCTATATTCCGGGAGCTTTGCTGATATCCGGTATAGCACTAAACGGTAATGGGCCTGAATCTTTTAAAAATGAAATTGTAGAAGAACGAAATGAACATATCCCCAGATTTCGTACGCATATAGACGATTTTCTGCAATTCTCCCCTATCCTTGCCGCTTACAGTCTGGATGGATTAGGAATCGCCTCAAAAACGGATCTCTATAACCGGACAGCAATATTAATCAAAGGCGAAGCTGCTATGGCGGGTATTACCTACATTATGAAAAAAACTATCCATCAACAACGTCCTGACGGATCAAACTATGAATCTTTCCCTTCCGGACATACGGCTCAGGCATTTGCTGCTGCAACTTTTCTTAGTGAAGAATACAAAGAAAGATTTCATTGGATGCCATACGCTGCATATGGCGTAGCTGCTTCAGTAGGTACATTCCGAATGGTCAATAACAGACATTACATCAGTGATGTGCTTGTAGGAGCTGCTATCGGGATATTATCAATGAAGGCAAGCTATTGGACACATCACTACAGATTAACCAAAAAACAAAAAGAGGCAATAGCTTATAAACGGTATATGGAAGAAAGTTACTAA
- a CDS encoding GNAT family N-acetyltransferase yields the protein MIFRVAEEADIEQIQQLIHFINGNISTDTNPVSDKDIADRISEKGKGWICLVKGQMAGFAIVDLKEKYVLALSVHPEYTENEIEKKLHRLMVSWYFEKTKDKLTLRITPDMLTEKFYELQGWTYAENYNAGEVRMELNYSDWK from the coding sequence ATGATTTTTAGAGTTGCAGAGGAGGCTGATATTGAGCAAATACAGCAGCTGATACACTTCATTAATGGAAATATCTCCACAGACACAAACCCTGTATCAGATAAAGATATAGCCGACCGGATTTCTGAAAAAGGAAAGGGCTGGATTTGTCTGGTAAAAGGACAGATGGCCGGATTTGCAATTGTAGATTTAAAAGAAAAGTATGTTTTGGCACTATCTGTTCATCCTGAATATACGGAAAATGAAATTGAAAAAAAGCTTCATCGTCTGATGGTAAGCTGGTATTTCGAAAAAACAAAAGATAAGCTGACGCTTCGTATTACTCCGGATATGCTAACGGAAAAGTTTTATGAATTGCAAGGCTGGACCTATGCGGAAAACTACAATGCTGGTGAAGTCAGGATGGAATTAAATTATAGTGATTGGAAATAA
- a CDS encoding EamA family transporter gives MWKYYALLSALFAALTAILAKIGVKGVNSNLATAIRTLVVLFIAWGIVLLSGEIKEVKTLSKENWLFLTLSGIATGLSWLFYFKALQTGDVSKVAPIDKLSVAIAIGLSFWLLKEPADAKTIAGGLLIVAGTLVIIW, from the coding sequence ATGTGGAAATACTATGCTTTACTCTCTGCCCTGTTTGCCGCTCTGACTGCTATTCTGGCTAAGATCGGTGTAAAAGGAGTCAACAGTAACCTTGCAACCGCAATACGTACTCTGGTGGTGTTGTTTATTGCCTGGGGTATTGTGCTGTTGAGTGGAGAGATCAAAGAAGTAAAAACACTGAGTAAAGAAAACTGGTTATTTCTAACACTCTCCGGCATAGCGACCGGATTATCCTGGTTATTTTATTTTAAAGCTTTACAGACAGGAGATGTTTCCAAAGTAGCTCCTATTGATAAATTAAGTGTCGCTATCGCCATAGGTCTCTCTTTTTGGCTCCTTAAAGAACCTGCAGATGCCAAAACAATAGCAGGCGGTCTGCTGATTGTCGCCGGAACACTGGTGATTATATGGTGA
- a CDS encoding RNA polymerase sigma factor — protein MNLFFSRDNKLVKGCKANKRQAQEVLYKLYYEDMLRLCFRYLRSDDLALEALNSGFLKIFQNINTFDPQKGDLGAWIRTIMVRSCIDLSRKEARFNYSAIQDVTEEVYIEPAVLDKLFAEDLLKLIRLLPVATQIVFNLSVIDGYSHQEIAEQLGISEGTSRWHLSEAKKQLRTMLKNATIDNPLKNPES, from the coding sequence ATGAATCTTTTTTTTAGTAGGGATAACAAATTAGTGAAAGGCTGTAAAGCCAATAAGCGTCAGGCTCAGGAAGTTTTATACAAGCTTTATTATGAAGATATGCTGCGATTGTGCTTTCGTTACCTGAGATCCGATGACTTAGCTCTGGAAGCTCTGAATAGTGGTTTTCTGAAGATATTTCAGAATATTAATACATTCGATCCTCAGAAGGGGGATTTAGGCGCCTGGATTCGTACAATTATGGTGAGATCCTGTATTGATCTGAGCAGAAAAGAAGCACGGTTTAATTATTCCGCTATTCAGGACGTAACCGAAGAAGTCTACATAGAGCCTGCAGTTTTAGATAAATTATTTGCCGAAGATCTTCTGAAGCTTATCAGGCTGTTGCCTGTGGCTACACAGATCGTGTTCAATCTTTCTGTCATAGACGGCTATTCTCATCAGGAGATTGCAGAGCAGCTGGGAATTAGTGAAGGTACTTCCCGCTGGCACCTCTCAGAAGCAAAAAAACAATTGCGGACCATGTTAAAAAACGCAACAATTGATAACCCTCTGAAAAATCCAGAATCATGA
- a CDS encoding YggS family pyridoxal phosphate-dependent enzyme: MSQEIIENIALIQARIAKACTAAGRDRSEVKLLLATKTVPAERIKVALQAGQTLIAENKVQEIKEKYEALKDIPHVNHFIGHLQTNKVKDLLKYDITCIQSLDRAELAQKLHQRLKAENRTIEVFIQVNTSFEESKFGVSPDKVVDLVKEVALLDTLKIKGLMTIGLLSTESEKVRQCFRLLKDIQQQIIALDIPHVEMRELSMGMSGDLETAIAEGATVVRVGTAIFGQRPTADSYYWNEKGD, translated from the coding sequence ATGAGTCAGGAAATAATAGAAAATATCGCTCTAATACAGGCACGTATAGCTAAGGCATGTACTGCCGCCGGTCGGGACAGAAGTGAAGTCAAACTCTTGCTTGCGACTAAAACTGTGCCTGCTGAACGTATAAAAGTGGCTCTGCAAGCTGGCCAGACACTGATCGCTGAGAATAAAGTGCAGGAGATCAAAGAAAAATACGAGGCTTTAAAAGATATCCCGCATGTCAATCATTTTATCGGACATCTGCAGACGAATAAGGTAAAGGATCTGCTGAAATATGATATCACCTGTATTCAGTCTCTGGATCGTGCAGAGCTTGCTCAAAAGCTCCATCAGCGATTAAAAGCCGAAAACAGGACTATAGAGGTATTTATACAGGTCAATACATCTTTTGAAGAAAGCAAATTTGGCGTAAGTCCTGACAAGGTTGTTGATCTCGTCAAAGAAGTGGCTCTGCTGGATACGTTAAAAATAAAAGGACTGATGACAATTGGTTTGCTGAGCACGGAGTCCGAAAAGGTGAGGCAATGTTTTCGTTTGTTAAAAGATATTCAGCAACAGATTATAGCTTTGGATATTCCCCATGTGGAAATGCGTGAATTGTCTATGGGGATGAGCGGAGATCTGGAGACGGCTATCGCGGAAGGTGCTACTGTAGTACGTGTAGGAACTGCCATTTTCGGGCAGCGACCTACTGCAGACAGTTATTACTGGAACGAAAAGGGCGATTAA
- a CDS encoding response regulator transcription factor, with translation MKILIIEDEYELAKSIADYLGQQGYLCEFASTFQMAQEKIAGFDYDCILLDIMLPDGNGMHVLQTLKEQEKQDGVIIISAKDALDDKIKGLQIGADDYLTKPFHLSELVARIYAVIRRKQFQNSNIIIQNELQIDLLAKTVSVGDHVVPFTKKELDLLLYFIGNKNKVISKSTLAEHLSGDVADMLDNHDFVYAHIKNLKKKLQDAHSGSYLKTIYGSGYKWEG, from the coding sequence ATGAAGATCCTGATCATAGAAGATGAGTACGAACTTGCAAAAAGCATTGCTGACTATCTCGGCCAGCAAGGTTATCTATGTGAATTTGCATCCACTTTTCAGATGGCTCAGGAAAAAATAGCCGGATTTGATTATGACTGTATTTTATTGGACATTATGCTTCCGGATGGCAATGGAATGCATGTATTGCAGACTTTGAAGGAGCAGGAAAAACAAGATGGAGTTATCATCATCTCAGCCAAAGATGCACTTGATGACAAAATCAAAGGATTACAGATCGGAGCAGACGATTATCTGACCAAACCTTTTCATCTGTCGGAGCTTGTCGCCCGCATTTATGCTGTAATACGACGTAAGCAATTTCAAAATTCCAATATTATTATACAAAACGAACTTCAGATCGATCTGTTAGCCAAAACCGTATCTGTAGGTGATCATGTAGTACCCTTTACAAAAAAAGAACTTGATCTACTGCTTTATTTTATCGGGAATAAGAATAAAGTGATTTCAAAAAGTACGCTTGCAGAACATCTTTCCGGTGATGTGGCAGATATGCTGGACAATCATGATTTTGTTTATGCACACATTAAAAATCTGAAGAAAAAATTACAGGATGCGCATAGCGGATCTTATCTGAAAACCATCTACGGCAGTGGATACAAATGGGAAGGATGA
- a CDS encoding class I SAM-dependent methyltransferase — MFYKSSYERHNEWYNKHFPSAESKTHLYKRNREADKNNLSVWLQNIFFSCLNPLLANKGSRWLTIGDAYGFDAQYILKSGNEALATDLNTDFLTVAKQEGIISSCSAQNAEKITFPDESFDYVLCKESYHHFPRPYMAVYEMLRVARSGIVIMEPQDPVTKMPLLQFLNNLFASNKTIMRRIWKNRFSYEPVGNFVYKVSEREFEKIAAGLGLRLVAFKKINPNFWFKGAEYISHKNKAMLFMQTKCKKAFRDFLVKLRLVPSQTLVSVIFKTMPDNATIHNLKQEGYRLVYIPDNPYIS, encoded by the coding sequence ATGTTCTATAAAAGCAGTTACGAAAGACACAATGAGTGGTACAATAAACACTTTCCCTCAGCAGAGTCAAAAACACATCTGTACAAAAGAAACCGGGAAGCAGACAAAAACAATCTTTCCGTATGGCTACAGAATATTTTCTTCTCTTGTCTGAACCCCTTATTAGCAAATAAAGGCAGCAGATGGCTTACGATAGGCGATGCATACGGGTTCGATGCACAATATATTCTAAAATCCGGAAATGAGGCATTGGCTACAGATCTGAATACGGATTTTCTTACTGTAGCAAAGCAAGAAGGTATTATCTCTTCCTGCTCAGCTCAAAATGCAGAAAAAATAACCTTTCCGGATGAGAGCTTTGATTATGTGCTGTGTAAAGAATCTTATCATCACTTCCCCAGACCTTACATGGCAGTATATGAAATGTTGCGCGTAGCCCGATCCGGAATAGTAATTATGGAACCACAGGATCCGGTTACTAAAATGCCGCTCCTGCAATTTCTCAATAATCTGTTTGCCAGCAACAAAACGATTATGCGCAGAATATGGAAAAACCGGTTTTCTTATGAGCCTGTAGGAAATTTTGTGTACAAGGTCTCTGAGCGGGAATTTGAGAAAATAGCGGCAGGTCTGGGATTGCGATTAGTCGCATTTAAAAAAATCAACCCTAACTTCTGGTTTAAAGGAGCGGAATATATTTCTCATAAAAACAAGGCTATGCTATTTATGCAGACAAAATGTAAAAAAGCATTTCGTGATTTTCTGGTCAAATTAAGACTTGTCCCTTCTCAGACACTGGTATCCGTTATCTTTAAAACAATGCCGGACAATGCAACTATCCATAACCTGAAGCAGGAAGGTTACCGTCTGGTGTATATTCCGGATAATCCTTATATAAGTTGA
- a CDS encoding sensor histidine kinase: MKKLLSKSIKPFIIYSLVVLLSSIPIYYFLVDGIWLSELDEHNEIVADRTENQLNKLNLSKQQLSESIRLWNSIQPGTNLQPFTDTRIPADSTYTIRRANPYTEHEEIDRFRVLQRVIRINGQPYILTVETNVEETEETVIAIAIVTLLFFIILVVGFLILNKRLSINLWTPFRSTLSKLKTFNLNTQTTIEFDKSDTVEFEELNAALTKLLEHNITVFKSQKEFTENASHELQTPLAIMKNKLDLLLQQQQLTEEQYHIIEDINKALSRSARINKNLLLLAKIENLQFDDREDLDISLMIRQSLLVLQEHADQKELTITDRINPQIIKSGNTTLIEILLNNIIINAIRHTSPGGNITLTLNSQFLEVSNSGNNALRQDLLFNRFSGTTSESSGSGLGLPIIKEICKRQKWNITYRFDNNLHCFRIAF; the protein is encoded by the coding sequence ATGAAAAAATTACTAAGTAAATCCATAAAACCATTTATTATTTACTCTTTAGTAGTACTGCTTTCCAGTATTCCAATCTATTATTTCCTGGTAGATGGCATCTGGTTAAGTGAACTGGATGAGCATAATGAAATTGTAGCAGACCGAACTGAAAATCAACTCAATAAACTTAATCTCAGTAAACAACAATTGTCCGAGAGCATCAGGCTCTGGAACAGTATACAGCCGGGAACCAATCTTCAGCCGTTCACTGATACACGGATTCCGGCAGACAGTACCTATACCATACGCAGAGCGAATCCATATACCGAACATGAAGAGATTGACCGTTTCAGAGTCTTGCAGCGCGTAATCAGGATCAACGGTCAGCCCTATATCCTTACGGTAGAAACCAATGTGGAAGAGACTGAAGAAACAGTGATTGCTATTGCTATAGTGACGTTATTATTCTTCATAATTCTTGTCGTAGGTTTCCTGATCTTAAACAAAAGACTTTCTATAAATCTGTGGACACCTTTTAGAAGTACATTATCCAAACTCAAGACCTTTAATCTGAATACACAGACAACTATTGAATTTGATAAAAGTGACACCGTAGAGTTTGAAGAATTGAATGCTGCACTAACCAAACTACTGGAACATAACATTACTGTATTCAAATCTCAGAAAGAATTTACAGAAAACGCTTCTCATGAACTGCAAACGCCTCTGGCCATCATGAAAAACAAACTGGATCTGCTCCTGCAGCAGCAGCAACTTACGGAAGAACAATACCACATTATTGAAGATATTAATAAGGCGCTTAGCCGTAGTGCACGCATCAATAAAAATTTACTTTTACTGGCAAAAATTGAAAACCTGCAGTTTGACGATCGCGAAGATCTGGACATAAGTCTGATGATCCGTCAATCCCTGCTTGTTTTGCAGGAACATGCAGATCAGAAAGAACTTACGATCACAGATAGAATAAATCCTCAGATCATAAAAAGCGGAAACACCACACTTATTGAAATTCTGCTCAACAATATAATTATCAATGCCATAAGGCATACCAGCCCCGGTGGAAATATTACGCTGACTCTAAATTCTCAGTTTTTAGAGGTCAGCAATTCCGGCAATAACGCCCTACGCCAGGATCTGTTGTTTAACCGCTTTTCCGGTACTACATCCGAAAGCTCCGGAAGCGGACTTGGACTCCCGATTATCAAAGAAATCTGTAAAAGACAAAAATGGAATATTACGTACCGGTTTGACAATAATCTTCATTGTTTCCGTATAGCTTTCTAA
- a CDS encoding DKNYY domain-containing protein, whose amino-acid sequence MLRKILYTLISCSQLGMLFSCAEQIDAVSENYYLKSGKIYYIPGGNSFERGSVETGADKNTFQVLSADVAKDKAHIYYKGYAQKQVDYSSFYLENGLFKDKNHVYYSKNYSTEPGRPGNPEDRNQWNIVRLADPKTYARLAAPNQQWAKDKSRYFYNNEPLDVDYATYSIINKSFSADKNTLYINENRLVNPTKYVPMSIDSLTDRYILLNHNALLYYASHLAEQQIENSKDVRVLHNNVLCIDNRVVVDGNLFHPNEADASSFEILFISTSFFVAKDKNKVYYQEDIIDGADAATYQNLYLAIGKDKDHVYSGADIIHVPDPASFHKIDDKNYDFSDDKGNQFKYVRKESKIRLQDQSGKLY is encoded by the coding sequence ATGCTTAGAAAGATTTTATATACCCTGATATCATGTTCACAGTTAGGAATGCTCTTTTCCTGCGCTGAACAGATAGATGCTGTATCTGAAAATTATTACCTCAAATCCGGAAAGATTTATTACATCCCCGGAGGCAATTCATTTGAACGAGGCTCTGTTGAAACCGGTGCTGATAAAAACACTTTTCAGGTATTATCGGCGGATGTTGCAAAAGATAAAGCGCATATCTATTATAAAGGATATGCACAGAAGCAGGTAGATTACTCCTCATTTTATCTGGAGAATGGTCTTTTTAAGGATAAAAACCATGTTTACTATTCGAAAAACTATTCCACCGAACCAGGTCGCCCAGGCAATCCTGAAGACAGGAACCAATGGAATATCGTCCGTCTGGCAGATCCTAAAACTTACGCTCGCCTTGCTGCTCCAAACCAGCAATGGGCTAAAGACAAAAGCCGCTATTTTTACAACAATGAACCATTAGATGTAGATTATGCGACTTACAGCATTATCAATAAATCGTTTTCTGCGGATAAAAATACGCTTTACATCAATGAAAACAGGCTTGTAAATCCAACAAAGTATGTCCCGATGAGTATAGATTCATTGACGGATCGTTATATTCTGCTTAATCATAATGCCTTACTCTACTATGCCAGCCATTTAGCAGAACAACAGATTGAGAACAGTAAAGATGTCCGGGTGCTTCATAATAATGTCCTTTGTATAGACAATAGAGTCGTTGTTGACGGGAATCTTTTTCATCCAAATGAAGCAGATGCATCATCCTTTGAAATACTCTTTATTTCGACCAGTTTTTTTGTTGCAAAAGATAAAAACAAGGTTTACTATCAGGAGGACATTATAGATGGAGCAGATGCGGCAACTTACCAGAATCTGTATCTGGCGATCGGCAAAGACAAGGATCATGTGTACAGCGGAGCAGACATCATACATGTCCCGGATCCGGCTTCATTTCATAAGATTGACGACAAAAATTATGATTTTTCGGACGATAAGGGAAACCAGTTTAAGTACGTCAGAAAAGAAAGTAAAATCCGGCTTCAGGATCAGTCCGGTAAATTGTATTAA